In one Mycobacterium sp. NBC_00419 genomic region, the following are encoded:
- a CDS encoding fatty acid desaturase family protein has product MAITDVDVFAHLTDADIESLAVELDTIRQDIEDSRGERDARYIRRTIAAQRGLEIAGRLMLAASSKRSAWWAGTATLGVAKIIENMEIGHNVMHGQWDWMNDPEIHSSTWEWDMSGSSKHWRFTHNFMHHKYTNILGMDDDVGYGVIRVTRDQRWKPFNLYGNLLFNTLLAIGFEWGVGLQHLELGKISKGRDDRKATLIRVREFGVKAGRQLFKDYVAFPAITSLSPGATFRSTATANAVANVIRNVWANAVIFCGHFPDGAEKFTKTDMVGESKGQWYLRQMLGSANIDGGPAMDFMTGNLSYQIEHHLYPDLPSNRLSEISVRVRQLCEKYDLPYTSGPFLVQYGKSWRTIAKLSLPDRFLRDTADNAPETRSERMFADLDPGYAGVDPQTGRKRGLKTAISAVREWRRARSA; this is encoded by the coding sequence ATGGCAATCACCGACGTGGACGTCTTCGCGCATCTCACTGACGCCGATATCGAGAGCCTTGCCGTCGAACTCGACACCATCCGCCAAGACATCGAAGACTCCCGGGGCGAGCGGGACGCTCGCTACATCCGCCGCACCATCGCCGCCCAGCGCGGCCTCGAGATCGCCGGCCGGCTGATGCTGGCCGCCAGCTCGAAGCGATCCGCGTGGTGGGCCGGAACGGCAACCCTGGGCGTGGCCAAGATCATCGAGAACATGGAGATCGGCCACAACGTCATGCACGGCCAGTGGGACTGGATGAACGATCCCGAGATTCACTCCTCGACGTGGGAGTGGGACATGAGCGGGTCCTCCAAGCACTGGCGGTTCACCCACAACTTCATGCACCACAAGTACACCAACATCCTCGGCATGGACGACGATGTGGGCTACGGCGTGATCCGGGTGACCCGCGATCAGCGCTGGAAGCCGTTCAACCTCTACGGCAACCTGCTGTTCAACACCCTGCTGGCCATCGGCTTCGAATGGGGCGTGGGGCTGCAGCACCTGGAGCTCGGCAAGATCTCCAAGGGCCGCGACGACCGCAAGGCCACGCTGATCCGTGTGCGTGAGTTCGGCGTCAAGGCCGGCAGGCAGCTGTTCAAGGATTACGTGGCATTCCCGGCCATCACCTCGCTGTCGCCGGGGGCGACGTTCCGCTCGACGGCGACGGCCAACGCGGTGGCCAACGTGATCCGCAACGTGTGGGCCAACGCGGTGATCTTCTGCGGCCACTTCCCTGATGGCGCAGAGAAATTCACCAAGACCGACATGGTGGGCGAGAGCAAGGGCCAGTGGTATCTGCGCCAGATGCTCGGCAGCGCCAACATCGACGGCGGCCCGGCGATGGATTTCATGACCGGCAACCTGTCCTACCAGATCGAGCACCACCTGTATCCGGACCTGCCGAGCAACCGGCTCTCCGAGATCTCGGTGCGGGTGCGCCAACTCTGCGAGAAGTACGACCTGCCGTACACCAGTGGGCCTTTCCTGGTCCAGTACGGCAAGTCGTGGCGGACCATCGCCAAGCTGTCGCTACCGGACCGGTTCCTGCGCGACACCGCCGATAACGCACCGGAGACTCGCAGCGAGCGGATGTTCGCCGATCTCGATCCGGGCTACGCCGGGGTGGATCCGCAGACCGGTCGCAAGCGTGGTCTCAAGACCGCGATCAGCGCGGTCCGGGAGTGGCGGCGGGCCAGGTCGGCCTAG
- a CDS encoding phosphotransferase produces the protein MHGSNEVYAYEEKHSRARVICKFYGPRFGWDRDKAAGMAYREYDSLQRLRGYDLVGSPHHVIRPLAVAPDINGVIALEFYAGEQFSAAIERSIRDNDHAHLYWRLKALAYFLATQHNRTANGKTVDFDVDCRYFGQIVERLERHHRIGHWDAEELLWLQGLWRDRPAMWQDRQVWLHGDATPANFLFGHGLDVAAIDLERMKRGDRMFDVGRVAGELQHAFMLATGSRKRAEPFIGHFLWEYSCHFPDRGSAFASITSRVPYFMALNLLRIARNDYISPEYGARLVRKAKLLLQAS, from the coding sequence TTGCACGGCAGCAATGAGGTCTACGCCTACGAGGAAAAGCACAGCCGGGCCCGGGTCATCTGCAAGTTCTACGGTCCGCGCTTCGGGTGGGATCGCGACAAAGCCGCGGGCATGGCCTACCGCGAGTACGACAGTCTTCAGCGGTTGCGCGGGTACGACCTCGTCGGCTCACCGCACCACGTGATCCGCCCGCTGGCGGTGGCACCCGACATCAACGGGGTCATCGCCCTGGAGTTCTACGCCGGTGAGCAGTTCAGTGCCGCCATCGAGCGGTCCATCCGGGACAACGACCACGCCCACCTGTACTGGCGCCTGAAGGCCCTCGCGTATTTTCTTGCCACACAACATAATCGGACGGCGAACGGTAAGACCGTCGACTTCGACGTCGACTGCCGCTACTTCGGCCAGATCGTCGAGCGGCTCGAGCGCCACCACCGCATCGGTCACTGGGATGCCGAGGAACTGCTGTGGTTGCAAGGGCTGTGGCGAGACCGCCCGGCGATGTGGCAGGACCGCCAGGTGTGGCTGCACGGTGACGCCACCCCGGCGAACTTCCTGTTCGGCCATGGCCTGGACGTCGCCGCCATCGACCTGGAGCGGATGAAGCGCGGGGACCGGATGTTCGACGTCGGGCGGGTGGCCGGGGAATTGCAGCATGCGTTCATGCTCGCCACCGGCTCCCGCAAGCGCGCCGAGCCCTTCATCGGTCACTTCCTGTGGGAGTACAGCTGCCATTTCCCCGACCGCGGTAGTGCTTTCGCGTCGATCACGTCGCGGGTGCCGTACTTCATGGCGCTCAACCTGCTGCGGATCGCCCGCAACGACTACATTTCACCCGAGTACGGCGCGCGCCTGGTCCGCAAAGCCAAGCTGCTGCTGCAGGCTTCGTGA
- a CDS encoding HAD family hydrolase: protein MDLAAIAFDVNGTLIEIRTDDHREEAFRAVGHFLTYQGIDLRRHHIRDLYFERLKAQQRQSPEVHPEFDGPGIWRSIVEDFASDYTRGLPPQRLAELPLTLAEIYRGVTRRKLKLYPHVRSTLRILREHFPLAIVSDGQSSYARGELHKVGLTEYFNPIVVSGDHGFRKPDRRLFQFALDGMGVPADKTLYVGNDMHRDIYGAREAGMRTVMYDSDQGTKHHQDCEPEHRITDFRDLLGIVGL from the coding sequence ATGGACCTTGCTGCCATCGCTTTCGACGTCAACGGCACACTGATCGAGATCCGCACCGACGATCACCGCGAAGAGGCGTTCCGGGCGGTCGGCCACTTCCTCACCTATCAGGGGATTGATCTGCGCCGCCATCACATCCGCGATCTGTACTTCGAGCGGCTCAAGGCCCAGCAGCGCCAAAGCCCGGAGGTACACCCGGAATTCGACGGTCCGGGCATCTGGCGTTCGATCGTCGAGGACTTCGCCAGCGACTACACCCGGGGGTTGCCGCCGCAGCGCCTCGCCGAGTTGCCGTTGACGCTGGCCGAGATCTACCGCGGGGTCACGCGGCGCAAGCTCAAGTTGTACCCGCACGTGCGCTCGACGTTGCGCATCCTGCGGGAGCATTTCCCGCTGGCCATCGTCAGCGACGGCCAGAGCAGCTATGCGCGCGGCGAATTGCACAAAGTGGGCCTCACCGAGTACTTCAACCCCATCGTCGTCTCCGGTGACCACGGCTTCCGCAAGCCCGATCGCCGGCTGTTCCAATTCGCCCTCGACGGCATGGGCGTGCCGGCTGACAAGACCCTCTATGTGGGCAACGACATGCATCGGGACATCTACGGCGCTCGCGAAGCCGGGATGCGCACCGTCATGTACGACTCCGACCAGGGCACCAAACACCACCAGGACTGCGAGCCCGAACACCGCATCACCGACTTTCGCGACCTGCTCGGCATCGTCGGTCTTTAG
- a CDS encoding 2,4'-dihydroxyacetophenone dioxygenase family protein: MTTFDIPSAVHIGADELPFVELPDGSKLKVIQVKEAEGLWIVENVFRAGYEVHRHKHTGPVYAYTTSGAWKYKEYDYVNRAGSFLYEPAGSIHSLQVLEDDTHVWFQIYGANLDLDADGQVERVVDGTSALSTYLTLCQAANLPAPNVLIG; encoded by the coding sequence ATGACGACGTTCGACATCCCATCCGCAGTCCACATCGGGGCCGACGAGCTCCCGTTCGTCGAACTGCCGGACGGCTCGAAACTCAAGGTGATTCAGGTCAAAGAGGCCGAGGGCCTGTGGATCGTCGAGAACGTCTTCCGCGCCGGTTACGAAGTCCACCGGCACAAGCACACCGGCCCGGTCTACGCCTACACGACGTCGGGGGCCTGGAAGTACAAGGAGTACGACTACGTCAATCGGGCCGGTTCGTTCCTCTACGAACCCGCCGGCTCGATCCACAGCCTGCAGGTCCTCGAGGACGACACCCACGTGTGGTTCCAGATCTACGGCGCCAACCTCGACCTCGACGCCGACGGCCAGGTCGAGCGAGTGGTCGACGGCACCAGCGCGCTGAGCACCTACCTCACACTGTGCCAGGCGGCGAACCTGCCTGCCCCTAACGTGCTGATCGGCTAG
- a CDS encoding cytochrome P450 translates to MIDLADPDTFVPGVPHDALAELRRTNPVYWQPMDGQPGFWAVLRHADVVHVARHPEIFSSAAAGIVVEDCPPDTLGRVRNMLIGMDPPRHQIHRAPLSSHFRPRIVAGMEVRVREICRDIVAQARERGEVEFVHDVASRLPTQVIGELFGLPRQDWAYLQKLAEITTSSQDPDLYSPEIAEGQAGAEMASYAMEFARTRRCSEPTADLTSEILNADFGGRPMSDVEFGGFFVQLVTAGNDTTKGMLSSGLLTLLRHPGQLARLRAEPALLATAVEEIIRHDNPLHYFRRTAVVDTELAGVPIAAGDKVAMYYTSANRDELVFDRPQVFDIARRPNPHLSFGMGGHFCLGAHLARLEGRVFFGELLAAFPAIELAGEPVRVRSNLNNALKSLPVRLAS, encoded by the coding sequence ATGATCGACCTCGCCGACCCCGACACCTTCGTCCCCGGCGTACCGCACGACGCGCTCGCCGAACTGCGTCGCACCAACCCGGTGTACTGGCAGCCGATGGACGGCCAGCCCGGGTTCTGGGCGGTGCTGCGGCATGCCGACGTCGTCCACGTCGCCCGTCACCCGGAGATCTTCTCGTCGGCGGCCGCCGGCATCGTCGTCGAGGACTGCCCGCCGGACACCCTCGGGCGGGTCCGCAACATGCTCATCGGCATGGACCCGCCGCGCCACCAGATCCATCGCGCTCCGCTCTCGTCGCACTTCCGGCCGAGAATCGTTGCGGGCATGGAGGTTCGGGTTCGCGAGATCTGCCGCGACATCGTCGCGCAGGCGCGGGAGCGCGGTGAAGTCGAGTTCGTCCATGACGTGGCCTCCCGATTGCCGACGCAGGTGATCGGCGAGCTGTTCGGACTGCCCCGGCAGGACTGGGCCTACCTACAGAAGCTGGCCGAGATCACCACGTCGAGCCAGGATCCCGACCTGTACAGCCCCGAGATCGCCGAAGGGCAGGCCGGTGCTGAAATGGCCTCCTACGCCATGGAATTCGCGCGAACCCGACGTTGCAGCGAGCCAACCGCTGACCTCACCAGCGAGATCCTCAATGCCGACTTCGGCGGCAGGCCGATGAGCGACGTCGAATTCGGCGGCTTCTTCGTGCAACTCGTCACCGCCGGCAACGACACGACCAAAGGCATGCTCTCCTCGGGCCTGCTGACCCTGCTGCGACATCCCGGGCAACTGGCACGGTTGCGCGCCGAGCCTGCACTGCTCGCGACGGCAGTCGAGGAGATCATCCGCCACGACAATCCGTTGCACTACTTCCGGCGCACCGCCGTCGTCGACACCGAACTTGCCGGAGTGCCCATCGCTGCCGGGGACAAGGTGGCCATGTACTACACCTCGGCCAACCGCGACGAGCTGGTCTTCGACCGTCCGCAGGTGTTCGACATCGCGCGCCGGCCCAACCCACACCTGTCCTTCGGCATGGGCGGGCACTTCTGCCTCGGGGCCCACCTGGCCCGGCTGGAGGGCCGGGTGTTCTTCGGCGAACTGCTCGCGGCGTTCCCGGCGATCGAGCTTGCCGGTGAGCCGGTTCGGGTCCGCTCCAACCTCAACAATGCACTGAAGTCGCTGCCGGTGCGCCTGGCGTCCTGA
- a CDS encoding aldo/keto reductase, with amino-acid sequence MTASSQVPQITLNDGNTIPQFGFGVFQIPPDETAAAVRTALEIGYRHIDTAEMYQNEKGVGQGVRDAGIDRSEVYITSKLNNGFHKPDDARRAFDATIEALGFDYVDLFLIHWPLPTLYDGDFVSTWKALEEFKSEGLARSIGVSNFQIHHLEQLARDTETVPAVNQIEVHPYFTNDAVRAYGIEHTILTEAWSPIAQGAVLDDLVVGQIAQKVDKSPAQVVLRWHIERGDIVFPKSVSLERIRENIDIFDFELSDDQIDELTALDKGEAGRRGPDPDTFAWIPK; translated from the coding sequence ATGACCGCAAGCTCCCAGGTTCCCCAGATCACGCTCAACGACGGCAACACCATCCCCCAATTCGGCTTCGGGGTCTTCCAGATCCCGCCCGACGAGACAGCGGCGGCGGTTCGCACGGCCCTGGAGATCGGCTACCGCCACATCGATACCGCCGAGATGTACCAGAACGAGAAGGGTGTCGGCCAAGGCGTCCGTGACGCCGGGATCGACCGCTCCGAGGTGTACATCACCAGCAAGCTCAACAACGGCTTCCACAAGCCCGACGATGCGCGGCGCGCATTCGACGCGACCATCGAGGCCCTCGGCTTCGACTACGTCGACCTGTTCCTCATCCACTGGCCGTTGCCGACTCTCTACGACGGTGACTTCGTCTCGACCTGGAAGGCGTTGGAGGAGTTCAAATCCGAGGGCCTCGCCCGCAGCATCGGGGTGTCCAACTTCCAGATCCACCATCTCGAGCAACTGGCCCGCGACACCGAGACGGTGCCCGCGGTCAACCAGATCGAGGTACATCCGTACTTCACCAATGACGCGGTGCGCGCCTACGGTATCGAGCACACCATCTTGACCGAGGCGTGGTCGCCGATCGCCCAGGGCGCCGTGCTCGACGATCTGGTGGTGGGTCAGATCGCGCAGAAGGTGGACAAGTCCCCGGCCCAGGTGGTGTTGCGCTGGCACATCGAGCGCGGTGACATCGTGTTCCCCAAATCGGTGAGCCTCGAGCGCATCCGGGAGAACATCGACATCTTCGACTTCGAGCTCAGCGACGATCAGATCGATGAACTGACCGCACTGGACAAGGGCGAAGCGGGCCGGCGCGGGCCGGACCCCGACACCTTCGCCTGGATCCCGAAGTAA
- the rsgA gene encoding ribosome small subunit-dependent GTPase A, producing the protein MRQREYDESDVKIRSGRGSRPRTKTRPEHADAVSAMVVTVDRGRWGCVLGGDPDRPVTAMRARELGRTPIVVGDQVDVVGDLSGRPDSLARIVRRADRRTVLRRTADDTDPTERVVVANADQLLMVVALSDPPPRTGLVDRALVAAYVGGLRPILCLTKSDLAPAEPFAGQFADLDITVIIAGRDDPLDEVMPLLTGKVTVLLGHSGVGKSTLVNRLVPQADRATGEVSGVGKGKHTSTQSVALPLPEGGWVVDTPGIRSFGLAHVEPDDVLRAFSDLADAIDDCPRGCGHLGPPADPECALDGLTGPQARRVDAARRLLAALSEAAAY; encoded by the coding sequence TTGAGACAACGCGAGTACGACGAGTCCGACGTCAAGATCCGGTCGGGCCGTGGCTCGCGTCCCCGCACCAAGACCCGGCCCGAACATGCCGACGCGGTGTCGGCCATGGTGGTCACCGTCGACCGCGGGCGCTGGGGCTGCGTACTCGGGGGTGACCCCGACCGTCCGGTGACGGCGATGCGGGCACGTGAACTCGGCCGCACCCCGATCGTCGTCGGCGACCAGGTCGACGTCGTCGGTGACCTCTCCGGCCGCCCGGACTCGCTGGCGCGCATCGTGCGGCGAGCAGATCGCCGAACGGTGTTGCGGCGCACCGCCGATGACACCGACCCGACCGAGCGGGTGGTCGTCGCCAACGCCGACCAGCTGCTGATGGTGGTGGCCCTTTCGGACCCGCCGCCACGGACCGGCCTGGTGGACCGGGCACTCGTGGCGGCCTACGTCGGCGGCTTGCGGCCGATCCTGTGCCTGACCAAAAGTGACCTGGCCCCGGCCGAGCCGTTCGCCGGGCAGTTCGCCGATCTGGACATCACCGTCATCATCGCGGGGCGCGACGACCCACTCGACGAGGTAATGCCGCTGCTCACCGGGAAGGTGACCGTGCTGCTGGGACATTCCGGGGTCGGCAAGTCCACCCTGGTCAATCGTCTTGTTCCGCAGGCAGATCGGGCCACCGGCGAGGTATCGGGTGTCGGCAAGGGTAAGCACACGTCGACCCAGTCGGTGGCGCTGCCGCTGCCCGAGGGCGGTTGGGTGGTGGACACCCCGGGGATCAGATCGTTCGGCCTGGCCCACGTGGAGCCCGACGACGTCCTGCGGGCCTTTTCCGATCTTGCAGATGCGATCGACGACTGCCCCCGCGGATGCGGGCACCTGGGACCGCCTGCCGACCCGGAATGCGCGCTAGACGGGCTGACCGGGCCGCAGGCGCGACGGGTGGATGCCGCCCGGCGTCTGCTGGCCGCGCTGAGCGAAGCCGCCGCGTACTGA